A single Muntiacus reevesi chromosome 9, mMunRee1.1, whole genome shotgun sequence DNA region contains:
- the LOC136175229 gene encoding olfactory receptor 4C11-like — protein sequence MSVNKSVTEFILFGLTQDAEKQKVIFGVFLILYLATLLGNFLIVVTIKTSRTLGSPMYFFLFYLSFADACFSTTTAPRLIVDVLSQEKTISYSECMTQVFAAHFFGCMEIFVLILIAFDRYIAICKPLRYTTIMSRHLCSGLVILAWVGSCIHSSAQIFLVLRLPFCGPNVIDHYFCDLQPLLKLACMDTSVINLLAVFNSGAICMVSFIILFISYVVILHSLRNHSAEGRRKALSTCTSHFTVVVIFFGPCIFIYTHPPTTFPIDKMVAVFYTIGTPLLNPLIYTLRNEEVKNAMKMLWCSKA from the coding sequence ATGTCAGTGAATAAGAGTGTGACTGAATTCATTCTCTTTGGCTTGACACAGGATGCGGAAAAGCAGAAAGTGATATTTGGAGTCTTCTTGATCCTATACCTTGCAACACTGTTGGGGAACTTTCTTATTGTAGTGACTATTAAGACAAGCAGGACACTTGGGAgtcccatgtatttcttcctgttcTATCTGTCCTTTGCTGATGCCTGCTTCTCCACAACCACAGCCCCCAGGTTAATTGTGGATGTCCTTTCTCAGGAGAAAACCATTTCCTACAGTGAGTGCATGACCCAGGTCTTTGCCGCCCATTTCTTTGGATGCATGGAGATCTTTGTGCTCATCCTCATCGCCTTTGATCGCTACATAGCAATCTGCAAACCCTTGCGATATACAACCATCATGAGCCGGCACCTCTGTAGTGGACTGGTGATTCTAGCCTGGGTGGGATCTTGTATTCACTCGTCAGCACAGATTTTCCTGGTTTTGAGGttgcccttctgtggccctaatgtGATTGACCACTATTTCTGTGATTTGCAGCCCTTGTTGAAACTTGCCTGCATGGACACTTCTGTGATAAATTTGCTTGCTGTTTTTAACAGTGGGGCCATATGTATGGTGAGTTTCATAATCCTGTTTATTTCTTATGTTGTCATATTACACTCCCTGAGAAACCACAGCGCAGAAGGAAGGCGAAAAGCCCTTTCTACATGCACCTCCCACTTCACTGTGGTTGTCATATTTTTTGGCCCatgtatattcatatacacacacccaccaACCACATTTCCAATAGACAAGATGGTGGCTGTGTTTTATACAATTGGGACACCCTTACTTAACCCGCTGATCTATACACTACGGAATGaagaagtgaaaaatgccatgaaaatGTTATGGTGTAGCAAAGCATGA